The Acidicapsa acidisoli genome contains a region encoding:
- a CDS encoding thiamine phosphate synthase: MGFVFPKIYPILDVSVFPAVGRGEFLDRLGRSLADAGVRLMEYRNKIGTDAEVLSDARILRVAMPLAKLVMDDRVDVALAAAFDGVHVDAGDLPPAEARKLLGAAALIGTSASTQAQLMKSLARGTDYIAFGPVFPTTTKQTSVPPIGVEGVARFRATAGAKPVLVAAAGITLDTAPAILRAGADVVAVSAAIFRSQDPAVEFSRWMATLG; encoded by the coding sequence ATGGGTTTCGTTTTTCCGAAGATTTATCCGATTCTGGATGTTTCTGTTTTTCCTGCCGTTGGCCGGGGGGAGTTTCTTGATCGGCTGGGGCGTTCATTGGCCGATGCGGGTGTACGGTTGATGGAATACCGCAATAAGATCGGGACAGATGCTGAAGTGCTGTCGGACGCCCGGATTCTGCGGGTAGCGATGCCGTTGGCGAAGCTGGTGATGGATGATCGCGTGGACGTGGCGCTGGCGGCGGCCTTCGACGGCGTTCATGTGGATGCGGGCGACTTGCCACCTGCCGAAGCGCGAAAGCTGCTGGGAGCAGCGGCGCTGATTGGGACTTCGGCAAGCACACAGGCGCAGTTGATGAAATCTCTGGCTCGTGGAACGGATTACATCGCGTTTGGGCCGGTCTTTCCGACGACGACGAAGCAGACCTCCGTTCCGCCGATTGGAGTGGAGGGCGTGGCGCGTTTTCGTGCAACGGCTGGAGCGAAGCCCGTGCTGGTGGCAGCAGCGGGAATCACGCTTGACACGGCTCCGGCCATTTTAAGGGCGGGTGCAGATGTGGTTGCTGTATCCGCTGCGATCTTTCGGTCGCAGGACCCGGCGGTGGAGTTTAGCCGGTGGATGGCAACGCTGGGTTAA